A region from the Algoriphagus machipongonensis genome encodes:
- a CDS encoding gliding motility lipoprotein GldH, with translation MIKRFSWLILLAMMVFASCTEDRVFEEFKPISNKSWGIADSLNFNLTEVEELTNQSLIAFRFNEEYAYSNCYVRLISRDSLGVILDNQLVNVPLFDSKTGEPMGDGFGSSYTYYDSLPFQLNPKTKKVTLLQYMRENELTGIEAVGLKILK, from the coding sequence ATGATTAAACGTTTTTCTTGGTTGATCCTTTTAGCAATGATGGTTTTTGCATCCTGTACTGAGGATCGGGTATTTGAAGAATTTAAGCCTATTTCAAATAAGAGTTGGGGAATAGCCGACAGCTTAAACTTCAACTTGACTGAGGTAGAGGAGCTTACCAATCAAAGCCTAATTGCTTTTAGATTTAATGAAGAATATGCCTATTCGAATTGCTACGTGCGGTTAATTAGTAGAGATTCATTGGGTGTAATTCTAGACAATCAATTAGTCAATGTTCCTTTGTTTGATTCCAAAACAGGAGAACCCATGGGCGATGGTTTTGGTAGTAGCTACACCTATTACGACTCACTCCCATTCCAGTTAAATCCTAAAACGAAAAAGGTCACGTTACTTCAGTACATGAGAGAAAATGAATTAACAGGAATTGAGGCCGTAGGTTTGAAAATCCTTAAGTAA
- the purD gene encoding phosphoribosylamine--glycine ligase — translation MNILLLGSGGREHAFAWKIVQSPKCSQLFVAPGNAGTAEIAKNISLSITDFDGIKSFILENAVDLVVVGPEEPLVKGLVDYLAAQNETAKIPVVGPSQLGATLEGSKDFSKRFMQRNNVPTAAYETFTADQIDAGLAYLETQNLPIVLKADGLAAGKGVLICQTLEEAKASFKEMLLEQKFGDASSKVVVEEFLYGIELSVFVATDGKSYKILPEAKDYKRIGEGDTGLNTGGMGAVTPVVFADEAFMKKVEDLVVKPTVDGLAKENIPYKGFLFIGLMNNNGEPYVIEYNVRMGDPETEAVLPRITSDFVDLLNGIGTGTLDTYEIEISSQYATTVVMVSGGYPGSYEKGFPISIPESTKGTVVFHAGTARNDKGEIVNQGGRVLAITGMGESLEEALKNAFDTVENIHWDKAYYRKDIGQDILKLI, via the coding sequence ATGAACATACTCTTATTAGGCAGTGGAGGCAGAGAGCATGCCTTTGCCTGGAAAATTGTACAAAGTCCTAAATGCTCACAACTATTCGTTGCGCCTGGAAATGCAGGTACAGCAGAAATAGCTAAAAACATCTCTCTTTCCATCACTGATTTTGATGGAATTAAATCATTCATTCTAGAAAATGCAGTTGATCTTGTGGTCGTAGGACCAGAAGAGCCTTTGGTCAAAGGATTAGTAGATTACCTGGCTGCACAAAATGAGACTGCCAAAATTCCTGTAGTCGGTCCTTCGCAATTAGGAGCAACTCTGGAAGGAAGTAAGGATTTCTCGAAGCGCTTTATGCAGAGAAATAACGTCCCTACTGCAGCCTATGAAACTTTTACAGCTGATCAAATTGACGCAGGTCTTGCCTATTTGGAGACCCAAAACCTTCCCATCGTTCTTAAAGCAGATGGTTTGGCAGCGGGTAAAGGCGTATTGATTTGCCAGACTTTAGAAGAAGCAAAAGCCTCTTTTAAGGAAATGCTTTTGGAACAAAAATTTGGAGACGCTTCTTCCAAAGTAGTTGTGGAAGAGTTTCTTTATGGAATTGAGCTATCTGTTTTTGTTGCTACCGATGGAAAAAGTTATAAAATCCTTCCAGAGGCAAAGGATTACAAACGCATAGGTGAAGGTGATACTGGATTAAACACAGGAGGCATGGGAGCGGTAACACCGGTGGTTTTTGCAGATGAAGCTTTCATGAAAAAAGTTGAGGATCTTGTAGTAAAACCAACAGTCGATGGCCTCGCTAAAGAAAACATTCCCTATAAAGGATTTCTTTTCATAGGCTTGATGAATAACAATGGTGAACCTTACGTGATTGAGTACAATGTACGAATGGGTGACCCAGAAACAGAAGCCGTATTACCGAGGATTACCAGTGATTTCGTAGACTTATTAAATGGTATTGGAACGGGCACCTTGGATACTTATGAAATTGAGATTTCATCACAATATGCCACTACGGTAGTTATGGTCAGCGGCGGCTATCCAGGATCTTATGAAAAAGGCTTCCCAATCTCTATTCCGGAAAGCACCAAAGGAACTGTCGTTTTTCATGCAGGAACAGCAAGAAATGATAAAGGCGAAATAGTCAACCAAGGGGGACGTGTTTTGGCAATTACCGGCATGGGAGAAAGTCTAGAGGAGGCCTTAAAAAATGCTTTTGATACAGTGGAAAACATTCATTGGGATAAAGCATATTACAGAAAAGATATCGGACAGGATATCTTAAAACTGATTTAG
- a CDS encoding energy transducer TonB, translating into MLKAQGFEATPLNKHFFEADPKFPQSIQYNEIKSINEDGSTFSQITDPKNHVIKTIQTITHPQSGRFEEVIDVFDEKGNLIRRSEEMEGSGKRLTYYYENGIQVAHVIDKGNDHFEIWRKSSSNQYKSKRNDFKPALFPNDREWKKFVMGERKFLSEAQKKGLEGTVVLAFLIDENGQRTKVEVANPYQTPDILREEALRIGNLFKGNYSPAINFNGETIESWLYLPVGFYFY; encoded by the coding sequence TTGTTAAAAGCCCAAGGCTTTGAGGCAACTCCATTAAACAAGCATTTTTTTGAAGCCGACCCAAAATTTCCCCAATCCATCCAGTACAATGAAATCAAAAGTATCAATGAGGATGGTAGCACATTTTCGCAGATCACAGACCCCAAAAATCACGTCATTAAAACTATTCAGACCATAACCCACCCGCAAAGCGGTAGATTTGAGGAAGTGATAGATGTTTTTGATGAAAAAGGGAATCTTATCAGAAGAAGCGAGGAAATGGAAGGCAGTGGCAAAAGGCTCACCTATTATTATGAAAATGGCATCCAAGTCGCGCATGTGATCGATAAGGGAAATGATCATTTTGAGATTTGGAGAAAGTCCAGTTCCAATCAGTATAAATCCAAGAGAAATGACTTCAAACCTGCCCTATTTCCCAATGATCGGGAATGGAAAAAATTTGTAATGGGTGAAAGAAAATTCCTTTCTGAAGCTCAAAAAAAAGGATTGGAAGGAACAGTGGTCCTGGCGTTTTTAATTGATGAAAATGGCCAGAGGACTAAAGTTGAAGTGGCGAACCCTTATCAAACCCCCGATATTTTGAGAGAGGAAGCCCTCAGAATTGGCAATCTATTTAAGGGCAACTATTCACCAGCCATTAATTTCAATGGTGAAACCATCGAATCCTGGCTCTATTTACCTGTGGGATTCTATTTTTATTAA
- the acnA gene encoding aconitate hydratase AcnA, translating into MNQDPYQIKSSLKTESGNYDFWSLEKLQNAGHDIKKLPFSIRILLENALRNYDNFSITEEHLKTILNWKPEPSDADIPYKPARVLMQDFTGVPAVVDIASLRSEAQRKGKNPEQINPLIPVDLVIDHSVQVDYFGTNYSYQRNVEVEYERNSERYQFLKWAQKSFDNFSVVPPGMGICHQVNLEYLAQGVILRDGKVFPDTLVGTDSHTPMVNGIGVVGWGVGGIEAEAALLGQPIFFIMPEVVGLKLTGKLPAGTTATDMVLTITELLRNHGVVGKFVEVFGPGLDHLTVPDRATISNMSPEFGCTVSYFPIDDRTLDYMGKTNRSKEQIQLVEDYCKANMLWRQEEELIQYSSLVELDLGTVEATVSGPKRPQDKILVRNFKPKFEELLKSVHGRDYIPMDRREVGRMLAEGGGQSANDAKDSPQDVAYKTEVKNGLKSVTVDLNYEKFKLHDGSIVIAAITSCTNTSNPAVMLGAGLVARKAIEKGLDVKPWVKTSLAPGSKVVTDYLEKAGLLDELEALKFHTVGYGCTSCIGNSGPLPPHIAKAVEENDLVVASVLSGNRNFEARVHPQVKMNYLMSPMLVVVYALAGRVDVDLYNEPLGYDPNQEPVYLKDIWPSTAEIDEISRQVLTPDDYKKNYGEIFEGNEIWQNLESGKGAIYPWDDASTYIKEAPFFKGISMDIEEPKDIRQARVLLKLGDSITTDHISPAGSFKTDTPAGKYLVGRGVQRPDFNSYGSRRGNDEVMVRGTFANVRIKNQLAIQEGGFTKYIPEDEEMSVFEASEKYQAANTPLIVLAGKEYGSGSSRDWAAKGTNLLGIKAVIAESYERIHRSNLVGMGVLPLQFVAGESADSLGLTGLESFTILGIENGLKPGQLFDAKAVDKDGKEIDFKVKSRLDSDVEIAYYKHGGILNYVLRNFLKD; encoded by the coding sequence ATGAACCAAGACCCATACCAAATCAAATCAAGTTTAAAAACCGAATCAGGTAATTATGATTTTTGGAGTCTAGAAAAGCTTCAAAATGCCGGACACGATATTAAAAAGTTGCCTTTTTCTATTCGGATTTTATTAGAAAACGCCCTCAGGAATTATGATAATTTTTCCATTACTGAGGAACACTTGAAGACTATTTTAAATTGGAAACCTGAGCCATCAGACGCAGATATTCCCTATAAACCTGCCAGGGTTTTGATGCAGGATTTTACAGGAGTCCCTGCGGTAGTGGACATTGCTTCTTTACGTTCGGAAGCTCAAAGAAAAGGAAAAAATCCAGAGCAAATCAATCCTTTGATTCCGGTGGATTTAGTGATTGACCACTCTGTTCAGGTGGATTATTTTGGTACCAATTACAGTTACCAAAGAAACGTGGAAGTGGAATATGAGCGGAATTCAGAACGATATCAATTTTTAAAATGGGCGCAAAAATCCTTTGATAATTTTTCTGTCGTTCCTCCGGGAATGGGGATTTGTCATCAGGTAAACCTCGAATACTTGGCGCAGGGCGTGATTTTACGAGACGGTAAGGTCTTTCCTGATACATTGGTAGGAACAGATTCTCACACCCCAATGGTCAATGGAATTGGCGTAGTGGGCTGGGGAGTAGGAGGGATCGAAGCAGAAGCAGCGCTTTTGGGACAGCCAATATTTTTCATAATGCCAGAAGTAGTAGGCCTTAAATTGACTGGAAAATTACCAGCTGGTACCACAGCAACGGATATGGTTTTAACTATTACTGAATTGCTGAGAAATCATGGGGTAGTAGGGAAGTTTGTAGAAGTTTTCGGTCCTGGACTGGATCATTTGACCGTGCCGGATCGAGCGACAATTTCTAATATGTCACCTGAGTTTGGTTGTACGGTTTCCTATTTCCCAATTGATGATCGCACCTTGGATTACATGGGTAAAACCAATCGAAGTAAGGAGCAAATTCAATTGGTAGAAGATTATTGTAAAGCCAATATGTTGTGGAGGCAAGAAGAGGAATTGATCCAATATTCCTCCTTGGTTGAGCTGGATCTAGGAACTGTTGAAGCCACTGTTTCTGGACCAAAAAGGCCACAAGACAAAATCTTGGTAAGGAACTTCAAACCAAAATTTGAAGAGTTGCTGAAGTCTGTACATGGTAGAGATTACATTCCAATGGACCGCCGTGAGGTAGGGAGAATGTTGGCAGAAGGTGGAGGACAATCCGCAAATGATGCAAAAGATTCCCCACAAGATGTGGCTTATAAAACTGAGGTGAAAAATGGTTTGAAATCTGTAACGGTTGATTTAAACTATGAAAAATTCAAGCTTCATGATGGTTCTATAGTCATAGCTGCAATTACCTCCTGTACTAATACCTCTAACCCAGCAGTGATGCTTGGAGCAGGTTTGGTTGCTAGAAAGGCGATTGAAAAGGGTTTGGATGTAAAACCTTGGGTAAAGACCTCTCTGGCTCCCGGATCCAAAGTAGTGACCGATTATCTGGAGAAAGCAGGTTTGTTGGATGAATTAGAAGCACTGAAGTTTCATACTGTTGGCTATGGCTGTACTTCCTGCATAGGTAACTCAGGGCCTCTTCCACCTCATATTGCCAAGGCAGTAGAGGAAAATGATTTGGTCGTTGCATCCGTGCTATCTGGAAATAGAAACTTCGAAGCGAGAGTTCACCCACAGGTGAAAATGAATTACTTAATGTCCCCCATGCTAGTGGTCGTCTATGCTTTGGCAGGAAGGGTTGACGTCGATTTATACAACGAACCCTTGGGTTATGATCCTAATCAGGAACCCGTTTACTTAAAAGATATCTGGCCAAGTACTGCGGAGATTGATGAGATCTCTAGACAGGTATTGACTCCGGATGATTATAAGAAAAATTACGGCGAAATCTTTGAAGGAAATGAAATCTGGCAGAATTTGGAATCAGGAAAAGGAGCTATTTACCCTTGGGATGATGCCAGTACCTATATTAAAGAAGCTCCGTTTTTTAAGGGGATTTCAATGGACATCGAAGAGCCAAAAGATATCAGGCAAGCTAGAGTTCTCTTGAAATTAGGTGATTCTATTACCACAGATCATATCTCACCAGCGGGCTCATTCAAAACCGACACACCTGCTGGAAAATATTTAGTAGGACGAGGTGTACAGCGTCCGGATTTCAATTCTTATGGCTCCAGAAGAGGAAATGATGAGGTGATGGTTCGAGGTACTTTTGCCAATGTCAGAATCAAAAATCAACTGGCAATTCAGGAAGGTGGTTTTACCAAATATATTCCTGAGGATGAGGAAATGTCTGTCTTCGAGGCTTCTGAGAAATATCAAGCGGCCAATACCCCATTGATAGTCTTGGCGGGTAAAGAATATGGTTCAGGTTCTTCCAGAGATTGGGCAGCCAAAGGAACTAATTTACTTGGAATAAAAGCTGTGATTGCTGAAAGTTATGAGCGAATCCACAGAAGTAATTTGGTGGGAATGGGAGTTTTACCATTGCAGTTTGTTGCCGGAGAAAGCGCAGATAGTTTAGGTTTGACTGGATTGGAAAGCTTTACGATTTTGGGAATTGAAAATGGGTTAAAGCCAGGTCAGCTATTCGATGCAAAAGCAGTGGATAAGGATGGAAAAGAGATTGATTTCAAGGTGAAGTCAAGATTGGACTCCGATGTAGAAATCGCCTATTACAAGCATGGAGGTATTTTGAACTATGTATTGAGGAATTTCTTAAAGGATTGA
- a CDS encoding TonB family protein has translation MPVRISFITLLFICLYSISLNAQERVIIKLDGGMKPILNESFGTHKYNQIITTGKDSSSISKIYDLNNRLFSQTKEKYNEELGYNEAIISKYDTLQNLISSEIKNVDNGSFVRFFLEGEVVVSRLEYMAGGSYSFYLGDEESPILQSEKNPMVLQTNYEMRDYNSFLAQNLRYPQQARYRKEMGTVLLKLDINEEGEVSEISCLNKDELYKPLINEAIRVMKAFNPSFIAPIDIYGNKTTSLVRVLIRFKLS, from the coding sequence ATGCCCGTAAGAATTTCATTTATCACCTTACTTTTTATTTGCCTTTATAGTATTTCTCTTAATGCCCAAGAAAGGGTAATCATCAAATTAGACGGAGGAATGAAGCCAATTCTTAATGAGAGCTTTGGTACACACAAATACAATCAGATAATAACGACCGGAAAAGACAGCTCATCCATTTCTAAGATTTACGATCTTAATAACCGTCTATTTAGCCAGACCAAAGAGAAATACAACGAGGAGTTGGGATATAATGAAGCGATCATTTCCAAGTATGACACGCTGCAGAACTTGATTTCAAGTGAAATTAAAAATGTGGATAATGGAAGTTTTGTAAGGTTTTTTTTGGAAGGAGAAGTTGTTGTTTCTCGTTTGGAATATATGGCAGGAGGTTCGTATTCCTTTTACTTGGGTGACGAAGAGTCACCTATACTTCAAAGTGAGAAAAACCCGATGGTACTCCAAACAAATTATGAAATGAGAGACTATAATTCATTTCTAGCTCAAAACTTAAGGTATCCTCAGCAAGCAAGATATCGGAAAGAAATGGGCACTGTATTGCTTAAGCTAGACATCAATGAAGAAGGGGAAGTTTCAGAGATATCTTGTCTTAATAAGGACGAACTTTACAAACCATTAATAAATGAAGCTATAAGAGTTATGAAAGCTTTTAATCCAAGTTTCATTGCGCCTATTGACATCTATGGAAATAAAACAACTTCCTTGGTAAGAGTCCTAATTCGATTCAAACTTAGCTAA
- the ricT gene encoding regulatory iron-sulfur-containing complex subunit RicT encodes MNSFDWLSHMGIPEVDTFDIVEIKFKGGRKEYYRNVDYLPLTTGDPVVVDVPNGHHIGYVSLQGELVRLQMQKRKIKDDDEILRIYRIATEKDLEKWADAKNREIPSLYRCKQIVEELGLKMKMSDIEFQADNSKATFYYSADERVDFRELIKVLASEFRIRVEMRQISLRQEAGRIGGLGICGRELCCSTWLVDFKNVSTSAARYQNLSLNPGKLSGQCGRLKCCLNYELDTYMDAIKDIPQIDRPLQTEAGPAKLQKTDIFRKMMWFSYNNENDWHNITCERVNEILEWNNKGKKVFNLQVNEASDIEDLAAKSTRELELLDQKFATPNKKRRKSRKKPRNKQGDQPQGNNSDNPQAKTSNQKGPNSPQREQNPSGDPKRRKNRNRKKPRNPQGEQPQAQGTNPPKKQRGPRQNPNPKKNEGKQGKPPVEGKSNPKPKEGGKPGGKRKFPPRKNQGPNQNPPKND; translated from the coding sequence ATGAATTCCTTCGACTGGTTAAGTCATATGGGAATTCCGGAGGTAGATACCTTTGATATAGTAGAGATTAAGTTTAAAGGAGGTCGAAAAGAATACTACAGAAATGTAGACTATCTTCCATTGACGACAGGTGATCCTGTGGTCGTAGATGTTCCTAATGGACATCATATTGGCTACGTATCTCTTCAGGGAGAACTCGTTCGATTGCAAATGCAAAAGCGGAAAATCAAAGATGACGATGAGATCCTCCGCATTTATAGAATTGCGACCGAAAAAGACCTTGAGAAATGGGCGGACGCCAAAAACCGCGAAATCCCCAGCCTTTACCGCTGCAAGCAAATTGTAGAGGAGCTGGGATTAAAAATGAAAATGTCTGACATAGAATTTCAGGCAGATAATTCCAAAGCAACTTTTTACTATTCTGCTGATGAACGTGTAGATTTCCGTGAACTTATCAAAGTTCTGGCTTCTGAGTTCAGAATCCGCGTTGAAATGCGTCAGATAAGCCTAAGACAGGAAGCAGGAAGAATCGGTGGTTTGGGAATCTGTGGACGAGAACTTTGTTGCTCTACTTGGCTAGTGGATTTTAAAAATGTCAGCACCTCTGCTGCCAGATACCAAAATCTATCATTAAATCCAGGAAAACTTTCTGGCCAATGTGGGAGATTGAAGTGCTGCCTAAACTATGAACTGGACACGTACATGGATGCCATCAAGGATATCCCTCAAATCGACCGTCCATTGCAGACAGAAGCTGGCCCCGCAAAACTTCAAAAAACCGACATCTTCAGAAAAATGATGTGGTTTAGCTACAATAACGAAAATGATTGGCATAACATCACTTGTGAGCGTGTCAATGAGATATTGGAGTGGAACAACAAGGGTAAAAAAGTCTTTAATCTTCAGGTCAATGAGGCTTCAGATATTGAAGATTTAGCTGCAAAATCTACCAGAGAACTAGAACTTTTGGATCAGAAATTTGCTACACCGAATAAGAAGAGAAGAAAGTCCAGAAAGAAACCAAGAAATAAACAAGGAGATCAACCTCAGGGGAATAATTCCGACAATCCTCAAGCTAAAACAAGCAACCAAAAAGGACCAAATTCCCCTCAAAGAGAGCAAAACCCATCTGGAGACCCGAAAAGAAGAAAAAATAGAAATAGGAAAAAGCCTAGAAACCCACAGGGAGAACAGCCTCAGGCACAAGGAACTAACCCTCCAAAAAAACAAAGAGGTCCAAGGCAAAACCCCAACCCAAAGAAAAACGAGGGTAAGCAAGGTAAGCCACCTGTAGAGGGCAAATCAAATCCAAAACCGAAGGAAGGTGGAAAACCGGGAGGTAAGAGAAAATTCCCACCAAGAAAGAATCAAGGCCCCAATCAAAATCCACCAAAAAATGATTAA
- the pgi gene encoding glucose-6-phosphate isomerase has protein sequence MNSINPTTTPAWGRLQDLAKEYKNLQISSLFEERERFERYSIQLDDILVDYSKNRVNDAILKALCDLARETELHIAIEDMFKGEAINQTEGRAVLHTALRNKSDHTVTVDGKNVIEDVNRVLGQMKTFADKIQNGEWLGFTGKPIKSLVNIGIGGSDLGPVMVTEALKPYKHPEIECYFVSNVDGTHIAETLKKVDPETTLFFIASKTFTTQETMTNAHTARDWFLEHAHQDTDVAKHFVALSTNAKAVGEFGIDTANMFEFWDWVGGRYSLWSAIGLPIACTIGFDNFDQLLKGAHAMDNHFRHSQFNRNIPVLLALIGLWNTNFLGASSEAILPYDQYMHRFAAYFQQGNMESNGKYVSRSGEKVNYTTGPIIWGEPGTNGQHAFYQLIHQGTHLIPCDFIAPAISHNPIGDHHTKLLSNFFAQTEALMKGKSLDEVKTEMKAAGMSDEQIEKIAPHRVFEGNRPTNSILVKEITPYTLGSLIAMYEHKIFVQGVIWDIFSFDQWGVELGKVLAKGILPELHGPEEITKHDGSTNGLINAYKKMR, from the coding sequence ATGAATTCGATAAATCCTACCACAACACCAGCATGGGGAAGACTTCAAGATCTTGCCAAAGAATATAAAAATCTTCAGATTTCATCCCTTTTTGAAGAAAGAGAACGATTTGAGAGGTATAGCATACAGCTGGATGACATTTTAGTGGATTACTCCAAAAATAGAGTAAACGATGCCATTTTAAAGGCTCTTTGTGATTTAGCTAGAGAGACTGAATTGCATATCGCCATTGAGGATATGTTTAAGGGCGAGGCAATTAACCAGACCGAAGGAAGAGCTGTTTTGCATACGGCTTTAAGAAATAAGTCCGATCACACAGTTACTGTGGATGGGAAAAATGTGATTGAGGATGTCAATAGGGTATTAGGTCAAATGAAGACTTTTGCCGATAAAATCCAAAATGGAGAATGGTTAGGTTTTACGGGTAAACCTATTAAATCATTGGTGAATATCGGGATTGGTGGTTCGGATCTCGGTCCAGTGATGGTCACTGAGGCTTTGAAACCCTACAAGCATCCTGAGATTGAATGTTATTTTGTCTCCAATGTGGATGGGACTCATATCGCAGAGACATTAAAGAAAGTAGATCCAGAAACTACGCTTTTCTTTATCGCTTCTAAGACCTTCACGACTCAGGAAACCATGACCAATGCACATACTGCTAGAGATTGGTTTTTAGAGCATGCCCATCAAGATACGGATGTTGCCAAGCATTTTGTGGCACTTTCTACCAATGCTAAGGCAGTAGGGGAGTTTGGGATTGATACGGCCAATATGTTTGAGTTCTGGGACTGGGTAGGAGGAAGATATTCTTTATGGTCCGCTATTGGTTTGCCTATAGCTTGTACCATAGGTTTCGATAATTTTGATCAGTTGTTGAAAGGTGCTCATGCCATGGATAATCACTTCCGCCATTCTCAATTTAATAGGAATATTCCAGTACTATTGGCATTGATCGGCTTATGGAATACCAACTTCCTTGGAGCAAGCTCGGAGGCAATACTTCCTTATGATCAGTATATGCATCGATTTGCTGCTTATTTCCAACAGGGGAATATGGAAAGTAATGGTAAGTACGTCAGTCGCTCTGGTGAAAAAGTAAATTACACCACAGGCCCAATTATTTGGGGAGAGCCAGGTACCAATGGGCAGCATGCTTTCTATCAGTTGATCCACCAAGGCACCCATTTGATTCCTTGTGATTTTATTGCTCCGGCTATCTCGCATAATCCGATTGGAGATCACCATACTAAATTGTTATCCAATTTCTTTGCTCAAACAGAAGCTTTGATGAAAGGAAAATCTTTGGATGAAGTGAAAACTGAGATGAAAGCTGCGGGGATGTCTGATGAACAAATTGAGAAGATTGCACCTCATAGAGTTTTTGAAGGAAATAGACCTACAAATTCCATCTTGGTAAAAGAGATTACACCCTACACCTTAGGTTCCTTGATTGCCATGTACGAGCATAAAATATTTGTTCAGGGTGTGATTTGGGATATATTCAGTTTTGACCAGTGGGGAGTGGAGCTTGGAAAAGTACTTGCCAAGGGAATCTTACCAGAGCTGCATGGCCCAGAAGAAATCACAAAACATGATGGATCTACCAATGGATTGATCAATGCTTATAAGAAAATGAGATAA